In the Fimbriimonadaceae bacterium genome, ATCGCCCGCGTATCCCAATTTCAGCGTCACTCGGTCGGTCGGAAACCCCGTGTCCCTGAATCGCTCAAGCGCCCGTTCGAGGATGGGATATTCCAGAGTCTCCTCCATGTGCATCCATTCTTGCTGGTCTTTGCGGAGTTGTTCGCCGAGTTGATGCTCCATGTCGGGATTCTCCGAGCCGCCATGTTCCATCAATTCGCGCGGCATGGGGTTCAGCACATGAAACAAGGTGATGGTCACAGCTGGTGTCTCGCGAAGGAGTGTTCCGACGTAGTGGAGGGCACGGATGGTGGCATTCGAGTCGTCGACGGCGATGAGCAGGTTCTTCGGGGAGACTGAGCTGTTCGAGGCCGAGTCTGGTGCGACGCGCGATTGCTCGCGCGGTGCGGTGGTTTTCATGATGTCACCATGCTGAGGTGTGTGCCGTCCCTGTCCTGCGACTGCAGGAACCTCGGGTGGGATGCCGGATGCTGTGGAGCGAAGCCTGTCATGCGGTCCCTCGGGTGATGAGGGGTGTTGGCGGAGGGGGTACCGCGTCCCGTGCAACGGGTTGCCATACCAGCCTTGGCCTTAGCCTATGCTTCTACTCAGAGGAAAGCAATGCGGGAACGAAGGTGGGGCCGGGTGGTGCGCGACGGGGGCTCCGGGCGAGGCTCGTCGGTGTACGATCGAGCCTGGAAAGGACTTATCTGGTTCGGAGTGGAACCGTGCGCCCCTCTTCCAGGTCTTGCAGATCCGACCAGGCTGTGATGTCGGTCCGCGAAGGATCCACCGCATCACGGTATTTCGCGAATTTCTTGGCACTCTCCGGCGAACTCGGACCGCGCTCGAGCAACGTTCCGTTCCATGCCTCGAGCTCCGCTTCCCCATGCGGGGTGGCGGTGCGCCTGAACCACTCCACCACCCCGTCATCGGTCTGATTGGCCTTCACCGCCGCCGTAAACTGCTCGGCTGTGATGCCGACATAGTCCAGCAGCCGTTCATCCATCGGACAAGGATAGAGATATTCGCCTTTCGTCCCGGCCA is a window encoding:
- a CDS encoding universal stress protein, whose product is MKTTAPREQSRVAPDSASNSSVSPKNLLIAVDDSNATIRALHYVGTLLRETPAVTITLFHVLNPMPRELMEHGGSENPDMEHQLGEQLRKDQQEWMHMEETLEYPILERALERFRDTGFPTDRVTLKLGYAGDVVDTILDEVRSGGYGTLVVTRHGPPGAARLFSSSIADRLSRDLSGIALWVIE
- a CDS encoding DUF5069 domain-containing protein, whose translation is MDLRTTFPRSMKTRLAGYVHLARMIDKCRAVLAGTKGEYLYPCPMDERLLDYVGITAEQFTAAVKANQTDDGVVEWFRRTATPHGEAELEAWNGTLLERGPSSPESAKKFAKYRDAVDPSRTDITAWSDLQDLEEGRTVPLRTR